A genomic window from Betta splendens chromosome 17, fBetSpl5.4, whole genome shotgun sequence includes:
- the tmem70 gene encoding transmembrane protein 70, mitochondrial: MWKVACYACKYDIMFSAHILRRLGPCAVHVHTTARHGVSAICFRRISGKQLIQLQPVTRSFLFNNKSLCPATCSMSTVTPPEEGNLIYTGSLGTAVRGVKFFSYSTSGASLLLMPQILLKTGLGVQSFAMQATCCAILGFFTFIMPVLLHLVTRGYVVRLYHNPDTDSYTAITYSVFLTKKKTVFHQSQVRIPDVSKMFTTFYANNVGLLVNPDLFTIPNDYNHLMGYDKPFSFNADDVDRPEKF, from the exons ATGTGGAAAGTAGCTTGTTACGCTTGTAAATACGACATTATGTTTTCTGCACATATTCTGCGTAGATTAGGACCATGTGCTGTTCACGTTCACACTACTGCAAGACATGGTGTTTCTGCGATTTGCTTTAGAAGAATAAGTGGGAAACAGTTAATCCAGTTACAACCTGTGACAAGGTCGTTTCTTTTTAACAACAAG TCCCTATGTCCGGCCACTTGCTCTATGTCCACGGTGACCCCTCCTGAGGAGGGCAACCTCATTTACACGGGCAGCCTGGGCACAGCTGTTCGAG GTGTAAAGTTCTTCTCTTATAGCACCAGTGGGGCCAGCCTCCTTCTCATGCCCCAAATCCTCCTGAAGACCGGGCTAGGAGTCCAAAGCTTCGCTATGCAGGCCACCTGCTGTGCAATACTTGGCTTCTTCACCTTTATCatgcctgtcctcctccacttAGTAACCAGGGGCTATGTGGTCCGCCTGTACCACAACCCAGACACGGACAGCTATACTGCCATCACCTACAGTGTCTTTCTCACTAAAAAAAAGACTGTGTTTCACCAGAGTCAGGTCAGAATTCCAGACGTTAGCAAAATGTTTACAACCTTCTATGCCAACAATGTGGGGCTGCTGGTAAACCCAGACCTGTTCACCATCCCAAACGATTACAACCACTTAATGGGCTATGATAAGCCTTTCAGCTTTAATGCAGATGACGTAGACAGACCAGAGAAGTTCTGA